From one Bacteroidales bacterium genomic stretch:
- a CDS encoding response regulator transcription factor: MEDKIKIVIVDDHEIFRGGLKLLINRLKNVKVIAEASNGKEFLDLLEFNIPDIVLMDIEMPVMNGIEATKKAIERYPELKIIALTMFNDEEYVENMIEAGVKGFLLKNINKDNLDKAIQSVISGNNYYSEELFKYFTKKISHTDKKETPEIKLTQREIEIIKLSFEGLNNKEIADKLFISERTVVGHKSNLLSKTGCKSTIHLLAYVIKNKLINL, encoded by the coding sequence ATGGAAGATAAGATTAAGATAGTGATTGTAGATGACCATGAGATTTTCAGGGGAGGACTTAAACTACTTATCAACCGCTTGAAAAATGTAAAGGTCATAGCCGAAGCAAGCAATGGAAAAGAATTCCTCGACCTGCTTGAATTCAACATACCCGACATTGTTCTGATGGATATTGAAATGCCAGTTATGAATGGCATCGAAGCCACAAAAAAAGCTATTGAACGCTATCCCGAACTTAAAATCATTGCATTGACCATGTTCAATGATGAAGAATATGTTGAAAATATGATAGAGGCAGGAGTAAAAGGATTTCTTTTGAAAAACATTAATAAAGATAATCTCGATAAAGCTATACAATCCGTAATTTCAGGAAACAATTATTATTCTGAAGAACTTTTCAAATATTTTACAAAAAAGATTTCTCATACAGATAAAAAAGAAACCCCTGAAATAAAACTTACGCAACGCGAAATTGAAATTATAAAACTTTCCTTTGAAGGCCTCAACAATAAAGAGATTGCAGATAAACTGTTTATAAGTGAAAGAACGGTTGTTGGGCATAAATCAAATCTACTTTCAAAAACAGGATGCAAAAGCACAATCCATCTTTTAGCTTATGTAATAAAAAATAAACTGATCAACTTATAA
- a CDS encoding response regulator produces MEKKIKIIVTDSNHIYREGLKIALSKIKRVEIVGEAASGCELLELLSNISPDLILLDTEMPGTNGINLCKTIAGNYPSTKVIAITIFDDLNYLASIINSGVNCFLQKNTSRKELERAINVVIDGQIFFPIHINQFNNNLNFTIMKTSKILLVDDDIDIINVLQAILSKNGYNVVTANNKAEGMRKFRDEKPDLAILDVMMTTHYEGFEMAKEIEDDPTVKKIPIIMLTSIDILITSKPDVQAMAREFRKNPGFKDLHVLLVKDIVSNNAGIDYLSEKGETVWFPVDGFIKKPVDAGKIIPEVKRLLSK; encoded by the coding sequence ATGGAAAAGAAAATAAAAATAATAGTAACCGACAGCAACCATATATACCGTGAAGGGTTAAAGATAGCGCTCTCAAAAATTAAAAGAGTAGAAATTGTAGGCGAAGCTGCCAGCGGATGTGAACTCCTGGAACTTCTTTCCAATATTTCGCCCGACCTTATTTTACTGGATACCGAAATGCCCGGAACCAATGGAATAAATCTATGTAAGACCATTGCGGGGAACTACCCTTCCACGAAAGTAATTGCCATAACAATCTTTGATGACTTAAACTATCTCGCTTCTATAATCAATTCGGGCGTTAATTGCTTCCTGCAAAAAAACACTTCACGTAAAGAGCTTGAAAGGGCTATTAATGTTGTGATCGACGGACAAATATTTTTCCCGATACATATAAATCAATTTAATAACAATTTAAATTTCACGATTATGAAAACTTCTAAAATTTTATTAGTAGACGATGATATAGATATCATCAATGTACTACAGGCTATATTAAGCAAAAACGGCTACAATGTAGTAACAGCAAACAACAAAGCAGAAGGTATGCGAAAATTTCGCGATGAGAAACCCGATCTTGCAATATTAGATGTAATGATGACTACTCATTACGAAGGTTTTGAAATGGCAAAAGAAATAGAAGATGACCCTACAGTAAAAAAGATCCCTATCATTATGCTTACATCTATCGACATCCTGATCACAAGCAAACCGGATGTTCAGGCAATGGCAAGGGAATTCAGAAAAAATCCCGGATTCAAAGACCTTCATGTTCTGCTTGTAAAAGATATTGTAAGCAACAACGCTGGTATTGATTATCTAAGTGAAAAAGGCGAAACCGTATGGTTTCCTGTTGACGGATTCATCAAAAAACCGGTGGATGCAGGAAAAATAATCCCGGAAGTAAAACGACTATTATCCAAATAA
- the nuoE gene encoding NADH-quinone oxidoreductase subunit NuoE has product MSTAMQKEINKILSGYPNSGQENLIPILQDIQQGIGYLSEEAVIKVGEHLGLPVSKIFSVATFYNQFRFEPKGKYHIMVCRGTACHVLGSSTVLKEIEKKLKIKEGQTTRDGLFSIEIVACIGACGLAPVININGQFFAKVTTDSLTEIIESFRNKEKES; this is encoded by the coding sequence ATTTCAACAGCTATGCAAAAAGAAATAAATAAAATTTTGTCAGGATACCCAAACTCTGGGCAGGAAAACCTGATACCTATTTTACAGGACATACAGCAAGGTATAGGTTATCTTTCTGAAGAAGCTGTTATAAAAGTCGGTGAACATCTTGGATTGCCGGTAAGTAAGATATTCAGTGTTGCCACATTTTACAACCAGTTCCGGTTCGAGCCCAAAGGAAAATATCATATAATGGTATGCCGCGGAACAGCCTGCCATGTACTTGGATCATCAACAGTACTTAAAGAAATAGAAAAAAAACTGAAAATAAAAGAAGGGCAAACCACACGCGACGGACTGTTCAGTATTGAAATTGTTGCCTGTATCGGCGCATGTGGACTGGCTCCGGTAATAAATATCAACGGACAATTCTTTGCAAAAGTTACAACCGATTCTTTAACAGAAATCATTGAAAGTTTCAGAAATAAGGAGAAAGAATCATGA